One stretch of Emys orbicularis isolate rEmyOrb1 chromosome 5, rEmyOrb1.hap1, whole genome shotgun sequence DNA includes these proteins:
- the LONRF1 gene encoding LON peptidase N-terminal domain and RING finger protein 1 yields the protein MYVYVYKTKNILFSDPSDLMLRVYRAESYAGLQEFKTAIEDLNFIISKMSNWPEIYFRKAKVLHDAGFVGDALQLFLQCLSLDEDFVPAKLEVEKTLCDLLSPENVRESLKESAWTSPHIRNKPFTLGSEMEESGCNLQLCPEQNLGVPEITVESFRGSLNRVQSSHALNSTENLAKGDGLKRVSSEPLLSSQEKGALLKRKLSLSEQDAIVCEDGRSKHKKPGETTKRDTLQTSENATVPQHLIDVADFECSLCMRLFFEPVTTPCGHTFCKNCLERCLDHAPQCPLCKESLKEYLAIRKYSVTVLLEELVVKYLADELSERKRIHDEETAEHSDLTKNVPVFVCTMAYPTVPCPLHVFEPRYRLMIRRSMETGTKQFGMCISDPQNNFADYGCMLQIRNIHFLPDGRSVVDTVGGKRFRVLRRGMKDGYCTADIEYLEDIKVADKEELKNLRALHDVVYNQACGWFQSLRNKFRSQILQHFGPMPEREENLQATPNGPAWCWWLLAVLPVDPRYQISVLSMMSLKERLIKIQHILTYFSRDQSK from the exons atgtatgtatatgtatataaaactAAAAATATCTTGTTTTCAGATCCCAGTGACTTGATGTTAAGAGTTTACAGAGCTGAATCATATGCTGGCCTCCAAGAGTTTAAAACAGCCATAGAAGACCTAAATTTTATCATCTCTAAAATGTCAAATTGGCCAGAG ATTTACTTCAGGAAAGCAAAAGTGCTTCATGATGCTGGGTTTGTAGGTGATGCCTTACAACTGTTCCTACAGTGCTTATCCCTTGATGAGGATTTTGTTCCAGCAAAGCTAGAAGTGGAAAAG ACATTGTGTGATTTGCTGTCACCAGAAAATGTGAGAGAGAGTCTGAAGGAATCTGCTTGGACTTCACCTCATATTCGAAATAAACCTTTTACACTTGGTTCTGAAATGGAAGAGTCTGGCTGTAATCTACAGCTTTGTCCAGAGCAG AATTTAGGAGTGCCAGAGATAACAGTGGAGTCTTTCAGAGGAAGCCTAAATCGTGTACAATCTTCCCATGCTCTTAACTCAACAGAAAATCTTGCTAAAGGAGATGGATTAAAAAGGGTTTCTTCTGAACCTCTGCTTTCTAGCCAGGAAAAAGGTGCTCTCCTAAAAAGAAAGCTTTCCCTTTCAGAACAGGATGCAATCGTGTGTGAAGATGGAAGAAGCAAACATAAAAAACCAGGAG AAACTACAAAAAGGGACACTCTACAAACCAGTGAAAATGCAACAGTTCCACAGCACTTAATTGATGTGGCAGATTTTGAGTGCTCTCTGTGTATGAG gtTATTTTTTGAGCCGGTGACAACCCCTTGTGGACATACCTTCTGCAAGAATTGTTTAGAACGCTGTTTAGACCATGCCCCACAGTGTCCCCTATGTAAAGAGAGCTTAAAAGAG tatttggCAATTAGGAAATACAGTGTCACAGTACTACTGGAAGAATTAGTGGTGAAATATCTGGCTGATGAATTATCTGAGAGAAAAAGAATTCATGATGAAGAAACTGCTGAACACTCAGA CTTGACCAAGAATGTTCCTGTGTTTGTTTGCACTATGGCATACCCCACTGTGCCTTGCCCTCTTCATGTGTTTGAGCCAAGATACCGATTGATGATTCGCAGAAGTATGGAAACTGGGACTAAACAATTTGGGATGTGTATCAGTGACCCTCAAAACAA TTTTGCAGATTATGGTTGTATGCTGCAAATTAGGAATATTCATTTCCTACCTGATGGGAGGTCTGTTGTTGACACAGTTGGTGGAAAGAGATTTAGAGTTTTACGAAGAGGGATGAAAGATGGCTATTGTACTGCAGACATCGAATATTTGGAAGATATTAAG GTTGCAGATAAAGAAGAGCTGAAGAATCTGAGAGCGCTTCATGACGTGGTATACAATCAGGCTTGTGGCTGGTTCCAAAGCTTGAGAAACAAATTTCGCAGCCAGATCCTTCAGCACTTTGGGCCAAtgccagagagagaggaaaaccTACAG
- the LOC135878878 gene encoding myb/SANT-like DNA-binding domain-containing protein 2, translating to MQADNRKRAPAWTVREVLDLIAIWGEDSVLAELRSKRRNAKTFEKISKGMMERGHNRDSDQCRVKVKELRQAYQKTKEANSRSGSEPRTCRFYTELHAILGGAATTTPPVTVDSGSGIISSATPEDSADGEEEEEKEEDELAESTQHSVLPNSQDLFLSLTEVPSQPSQASIQDHDPMEGTSAAANFSSLPPPSRRLSQIRRRRKRT from the exons atgcaggccgataatcgaaaaagagcaccagcatggaccgtacgggaggtactggatctgatcgctatatggggagaggattcagtgctagcagaacttcgttcgaaaagacgaaatgccaaaacttttgaaaaaatctccaagggcatgatggagagaggccacaatagggactcagatcagtgccgcgtgaaagtcaaggagctcagacaagcctatcaaaaaacaaaggaggcaaacagtcgctccgggtcagagccgcggacatgccgcttctacaccgagctgcatgcaattctagggggggccgccaccactaccccacctgtgaccgtggattccgggtcggggataatctcatcagctacacctgaggattctgcggatggggaagaggaggaggagaaggaggaggacgagcttgcggagagcacccagcactctgttctccccaacagccaggatctttttctcagcctgactgaagtaccctcccaaccctcccaagccagtatccaagaccatgaccccatggaagggacctcag cagctgcaaatttttcaagcctccctcctccgtcccgaaggctatctcagataaggcggcgtagaaagaggacgtga